aacaaaatgaaggaaagaaCTCACATGATTTAGTTCGTGCGACTAAAGTGCTAAGGGAATCTAAAATCTGATGAAGctccattttcttaaatagttTATGAAGGGGTATAAGAAGATTTTTGCTGGGAGGTCCTGATCGGTCAAATCGACGGGAGCTATACGTGGAGACATCCCTCTATTATTGTTGAGATTGCTACTTTGCCAGGTCTCTCCCCCAGCAAAACTGGAGTGGCCCACCTGCTGTCTCTTTTTTTGCCTCTTGTGGGCTTCAATCACTCTTTGATGATTGTGCATATCGCAGACCAATCTGTCACCATGTCCTTGTCTGATTCATCTATTTATCATAAACAAACAAATGAGAATCTCTATAACTATACTACCCCCGTAGAAACCCCAACCCCACCTCCCCACCTAATGGCTCCCTCGTCCCTTATGATTACTTTTTCCTTGGCCCTCCTTTTGGTTATAATCATGATCATCATGAAGGAGAGTGCACCATTAACATATTTAGATGTTTTTAATGTCTCCAGGCTAGGTCCTTGTATTGGTCATTGAATGCAGGTCTGTTCCTTTTTTAGCTTTGAGCTTTAGGTATGGACCATTCATTTGACAACTTGTGCATAGCGGATGGCCACAAGTCCAGGATGTTACCTATCATCCCTTAATGTTTTGCTCAGTTTGGGCGTCCTCTTCAAAATCCTCACATATTGCTACAGATTTTCCAATTTGAGGGCCTAAACTGGGAACCCGCATGTACGTAGAAACGTTTCAAATTGACAGATTTAATAATCATTGAATGGAGGATGTAAGGTCGATTggggaaagggaaagggaaagtaGATGAAAACGACGTGATTTGGGATAATTAAGTGAATTTCAGGTCAACTGAGTAACATGGGTTTTGGAATTATTAAGTGAATATTAGGTCAGCTGATTAAGCCGCACTACCCATTTTGAGTTTTCTTAGCcatattgtttttttgttacgTTTCCTCAACCTATATCTTCCACTGTTATTATTCTTAATTAAAGATTACAAAGTGTGGGTAGGACCCTTTTGATCCCCTTTTGATGAAGCAAGTTGTGCCAATTATTAGAGGTAAGCAGCTATAACTGTTTGTACGACTTGAACTGTTTATCATACTTTCAGTTTGTTCAGTTGAATCATTAAGACCATTTGATATGATCTCAATGCAAACGTATCTTTGCCTTGAAGGATGCCATGTTCCTCTAGTCTAATGACCCAAGCAAGCTTTGCTTTTTGCACAAAATCTTTGATCATAAGAATCACGATGTGTTTGAAACTTTGAGGAGCACCTTTATCCTTTCTTAAATTGGAATAAGATTTTCCCCATCTTGTGAGAACCGACAATGTCAAAGATAGAAGACGACCGATTTAATAAGTTATCGCTTGGTATCTTTAAGGTTGCTTTATGAAGGTTTTTGATGATGATCCAAGACCCTTTAACCAAAAAGAAGACATTGGTGCGCGTGTCTAAAAATCTGTGTTGAAAGAATCTAGGGGTATAGTATAGGACCCTTTAGAGGTTGCCCAGCCCTGAGATCTTATAATTAAGGTTCATGGTCCATGATAAGATCTCCAACTTATAAATAATATAGTTCTTATTAAAGAGTGTTTTCAGAGTGCGAAGTAAACGTATCTAATCAATATTTCAATATTCAAAAACATTGATTTCACGTAACAGGAGGAAAACAGTGCATTAAGAATTGGAAAAGTTTCTCATTTGATTGCTTAACATATGTACGGTTGACTCCTTTATTGTTGATTGACAGAAGCAAATCTTTCTTGAGGATTCTGTTCCAAGCTATAATGCAGAAGCACTTTCAAGAATGGTCCAGCATCTCAAGACCCTTCACCTTCAACCTAAGAGCTACAAAAGGGACAGTTCTAACTCATTGAATGGAAGGGGGtaaccaaaaaatgaggacGACTGAGCTTATTGAAAGTTCCAAGCTATAATGCAGAACCACTTTCTGTATGGCTATACAGAAAGGCAATGAAACCACTTGATAAACAAGTATGGAGTCCAGCAGAATTGGGTACCTAAATCTAGAGTGctcttgtgtgtgtgtgtgtgtgtaagtgGGGCATTAAATCCAGAGtgcttgtgtgtgtgtgtgtaaccATCAAAGCATagcatgcatttttttaattaatgctACAGAGGGCTGTAATTAGTGCCACAGCTTAATTGACCGCTAAAACTTCCTTAACTGATATGCACGGTGTTCACTAAAGTTCAGACATTTGAGATTCTTCTTCAGACGTAAACCAGCAACTTAATTAACCACTGCTGCAATAAAGCATAGCatgtattcttcttcttcttcttttaaattaatGCTACTGAGGGCTGTAATTTGTGCCATAGTTTAATTGACCACTAAAACTTCCTAAACTGATATGCATGGTGTTTACTAAAGTTTAGACATTTGAGATTCTTCTTTAGACTTATGCTGGAAAGGCTAAATgatgtttttgttgttttgttgggTGTGTGCTTCCTCCTTTTGTCTCTCTGCATTCGCCTCTAGAGCAAGAAAATCATCTAAAATAATGTAACAATCGAGTCTCATATCCACACAGAAACAGCTTTTCGAGGATAATTAATGTTGCCATGTTCCATGCACCTCATTTGTGATGTTATAGTAATGATTGATGATCTCCTCTGTCGTCGACAGTAATTTTACTGAATCGACAAAAGCAATTCGTCTTTGGGCCGTCCAATAGAAAATCTATGTTGGTGTAGGCAATAATAGAATACCAAGAAATTACATggtccggtcaattttggcatGTTGGTTGGTCCCAACATTCAAAATCCCCAAAATCCCCCACTTGGTTGCCGTATGGGACCAAATAGGTTCACAAGATTGAGTTACTCAGAAGTAGCAGGGTTTTCTGAGGGTACTGAAGACTGCtgctctttctttgtttcttcttttctctcttttgctttcttgATTGTTGCAATGAGGGAAGCAAATTTAAGATGGTCATTGTTCGACTTATATTGTGTGATTAGCCCGTGAGTTCCTAGAAAAGCATCACTGTTAACTCACCAAGCTATATAAGATGAATTCGCTCGAGTGAACCTAGTATTAGTATAGTCGACGCTCAATGGAGGTAAACCATGACACGTCTGCTTGCAAAAACTTCCTAATGTGCAGGCCTCTTtgtgattgatgtgttgaaCATGAAAAGATCCCACCCGCGAGTTGATCCATAGCCCATTCCTGCTTTgtttttgaggtttttggtgaaAGAGGGAGGACTAGGTCGTGTAAATAGAGACGATTTTGGTCTCTCTTCAAGTTGAGCATGAGCCATGCAAATTTCAACCATTCCATTTTCCTCTACTTCTCTTTTGCAAACAATCATCAATATCAGCGATGGCCAATTCATGTGAGCAGTGGTACATGTACTGTAGATatggcaattttttcttttttttttttttttttgggagttgTCAAGACTACTTTTGTTACCCATCATTTCTAATCTTCTGCAGATGCAGGTTACTGCAGAGATAAAATTGCCTTTGCCTACTATGCAAACACTAGCTTCACTTGTTTGGCAGAACTATGAACATGTACATGATTAAGGATGATTCTGTGCACTTATTTCGTATTACTGCAGTATCTCAAGAGTCCACAAATTTGTTCTGTTCCAAATGGATGTTAACAACGTCCCAAAATTTCCATGCAGAGGTTGCATCTGTCGTGCAaagttcttctttttctggACACTGAATTCCAATTCTGTTCGTTTTTTAAATAGGCAAGACTTAATTTCATTCAGTACCCTGATCTTTAGCTATGAGTATCTGAGAAATTTTAAGATTATGTTCTATTCATCAAGGCCAGCAGATTGCTTATATGGAGCAATCTCCCCCTGTGCCCATACTCAGGAGCTATAGTTCGTACATCAAGGCAAACCGAGAGTTGCTTGCAgtatttttcttcttcgtcATAGGTATTTAGTCGCATTTTGAGATTAGTAGAGGGCagaaagcaagaagaagaaagtgagaGTTAACACAGAGAAGTTCTGTTTATTCAGATGCCATCCACATGGCTTGGTTTATTGATTTTCAATAGAGTGCAACAATTTTTACAAGGCAATTGGAATTATCTCCTGGGATTCTTACAAGTATATCATGAAACGGTGCAACCGGGTGGCCTACCCATGTAAAAAGAATGACTAGCTAAAATCCAATGAATAATCAGCGGATACCCTTTGTATGGTCTGGAGGTATATGTGCAATACCTGTTCGTTTATGTACATAAAGGATGTCCAAAGACAGCTTTTCTGCCAAATTGGTGTAGTACTGTGGTATGTTGCCCCTCTGGATGTTGAACCGATTCTTTGTTTGAGCAAAGCTATAAAGAGAGACGGAGTTTATGCACCATGGAGGCGGCATTCTTCCATctctgacaccacagaagcCGCATTGTTTTGACTGCATATTGCTTCGACTGAAAGTTTCTTCTCACTATTAGGACATGGATCCCCTCCAAAAACCTCTGGAGCCACGGTGACAGAGCAAGATTGTTTCCCAATGCAATTCTGCACAAAAGTCCATGTCAAccctaaaaattattaatgaagGCTGAAAATTTGTAATCATACAAACCTCTAAACTACATTTTCTCATCCATGATTTGATTATTTCAGATTATCAAACCTTGAGCAGAGTCCAACCAAAAAGTAGACAATGATCGTTTGCTCTAGTATTTCTACGCTTAATTGGTGGTTCACAGATCAAGTCTAAGAAGAAACAGTATTAATGAGGTTTTTGAAATGTGAATTTCACTGaataaatttgaagttcctcAAGTATCCTAGCAGAAGGCAACTTAGATTTAGTCATGTACCTTCCGAAGAGCATCATATGATCTGTGAGCGTGACAAGGTCCTTCTTGATAATTTCCACATGTTCCTTGTGGCAATCCATAGCTAGCAAACTTTATCTCAGAGATTTCCTGCCCGCGAGGACACGTCAAGTGAACTTTTGGATATGTACTGTTGGATTTACCCGACGAAACCAAATGCCAGTCCTTCAGTGCAGGCTGTCCATTGAAGATATCCGCACAGACACTTCCTGTCATTCTTTTCACCAAAGAAATTCCTGCTGGTTCTCCACCCCATTCCTCAAAAACAATTAGTAAATTTGCAGTGGGATTCAGCCATGAGCGAGGAACGTGATACctgaaagttttcaaaagctttGTCACAAATGTTTGTAGTGAACAAGCAAGAATAGGCAGAGAAGTTCATTTCTTCCTCACCATCTTTGAGATGGCTGTCCGCAATTAGTTCTACATTTGTTCTCGACGAAAATTCCAGCATAGTTGCATTCGCCACAGCTTCCCCCTGCTACATAAGAGGGCCAGTGTCGCCCAATACTCTGACCATTTATCCATATTTGACCTTTTCCCATGCTGCTCATATCTAAGGCTAACGGGTCATCTCCTTCTGGCGCATCGAAAGTAGTCTGAAATTCATCACAAATTCGCTGAGTCATAAGAAGAGACCAGAAGGTTTTAGTAGCTTCCAAGAAGAAAGACTTTACCTTGTACCAGGTCAAGGGCAGTTTTAGGACCACCGACGATCCTTTCATCCATTCAACAGAGGAACTACCGCTGATGGTATTTAGACCCAAAGTTTCACCCTTTAAACCGAGCTGTTCAGATGcaacaatttgaacaattctTAAGCTTCTGCGTGCAATCTTAAGGGTAAGATTCTGTACATTCAATACAAGAGAACCACGTCTTGTGTTGGCCAACTCTAGACAGCCGACATTCTATTATTTAGAAGTTCTAGATTTCTGTACTATCAccatttttaattcaaaacattttcGCCTCTcatattgcaattatgtttcCAATCCAGCATGGTTGCTTattttatccaaatttcaatTTCCTGGGAGCCAATTTCAAGTTATCATAGAGAAGGAACAAGCGCACAGGGTACAAACCTTGTAGGACCATTTCCAGTTAGTCAAATTCCAAGTGCCAGAGTTAAGACCCTTTAAGGTGACTGGTCCAAGAACCCCAGCATTCCACGTCTCAAAATGGAGACCAACATTCTGAAATAAGTTTGACTTCACTTTAATGAGAATTGCAATTACCAGAAATCTGAAGTAAGATACCGTTATAAATAGAAGCCTGCTAGTGTCCATAAAAATGTAAAGCCTATAAGGAAAGGGGTAAACTGACCGGCAGACCCACGGCAATGCTTAAGAGAGACAATTTATTGATCCCCACATTTAGCTTCAAGTTGTCATTGAATGTTAGCTTTGGGTTTTCAAGTCCTCCATATACAGTCCCTGTACAAAACCTTGATGTGATAGTAAGAGTTTTTGCCACATCAGTTAGCTAAAAATctgaaagaaaaattgttcaacATTCGCACTTGTGAATGTACCTGATAGTTGACTATTGATGAAAACATGCAAGGCATGTCCTGCAGACCATACTGTGAGAACAGGATACTGACCATTCTTTAGAAAAGCTTCATCAGGTTCTATCACAATGCTGAACAAACACACAAATAAATGTCAGGTAAAGATGGATTGacatattcattcatttattcttAGTTCAAATATGTTTTGGTGTTCTGTTTAAATCTTGATTCTGCCAAAAATTACTTACTCTGTCATGTACCACAAATAGTCTGAAGCATCTCTTGTGATGTTAATTTGTTCCAGAAGCCCTTCCATTTCAGTCGTGTCACTGTCATCAGCTGAGGGAGTTTCTTCATTATATGACTGCCACGAGAAGGTTTTATCTAGAGGAGTCATCTTCATGAGAGAGCTTTGGGCACCGACCTGTACACAGATTGTGTTGTGGTGTTAAACTCAATGCTGGGAATTCTCAAAAGGAGAGCACTATCTTCTATGCCCCTGTTCAGTTTAATATTTGCCTTGAGAAGAAATGCAAAGTTCAGTTCTGTTTCagtttatttaaatttaacaGATATTGCTTTCATTTCTACAATGGTCATCATTGTGATCGGATGAATGTTTGAGATGATACCCTTGCAGTGTTGAAAACTGCAGTTTTGCAGTCAGGTAGGATGCTGACGGACCAAGGCGGCAAATCATATTGTCTACCTCTGAATGTCACCTTTACTGAGTAATTTGGGTCGTAGTTTGCAAGAAAAGCCGCACAGGCACCAGATTCAGCTGTGAACACATGAGCCTACCCAAAATCATTTAAGATGAGTCGGTCTTGAATTCAACACAGCAAGTAACAAGCACGTTGAAGTGCAGTTCATACACAATTAAGATAGGTTATGACCATACCTCTTGTTTATTTCCAAGTGAGAGTACGGTTGCGTTGGAAGAAACTAAAGCTGATTCGCACAGCTTGATGGCTTCATGTAAATCTTTCAAATGACgccatttcttttctctcggtAGACCTGGCATTGGATTGAAAATCACCATGGCCCACTCAGATTACATCATTTACATCTTTATTTTCCCTCTTAAGATAATTTCGCATATTATTCTCATAGGATTCTAAACTTTGGTAGCTTAACAGTAAAATTCTCCTTTTGAACCTTATCCAAAATATATTCTTTACTTTAAGAAGTTGGGTATCTTCTATTTCTCAAAGTTGAGAAGGAGGAGTGAATTTCAGCAGCTTAGCCCTAGCATCACTAGGAATAAGGATGTCATGTCACATACCGAATTCATCTATAGGAGCATCATAATCATAGCTTGTGGCAATGAATGGACCACCCGATGTCCGACCAAAGTTAGTTCCTCCATGATActgttaaaagaaaagaaaaattagaggCAGAACATAATGCTGTTGAAGGTCATAGGATGCCGGTATTTAGCCACATGCAGGAGAAAACATCACCCTACAGATTAAGATGAAGTTAAGGTTTGAGTTACCATGTAATAATTAACAAAGGAGCCACCATTTTGAATGAACCTTGCAACGGAATATGCCAAGTCTTCAACTGGTCTATGCGGTATAGCTCCACCAAATTCTGTATACCAGCCAGTCCAGGCTTCGGTCCACATCTTTGGTTTGTAATCCCGGTTTGGTTTAAAGTTCTCACAGTAGTAGCCATTGCAGGTATCAATCTGTCGCAGAGTCACTAAATTAATCAGAAATGATAGTGCAACTCCATCTATTGACAGGTACTAATCAAGTCTGCTCTTGCCAAACTCTGTCCACCCCAAAAATGAATTTAAGCAGCCACTTGCGATCAGAGACGTTGTCTGCTAAATATTTGGGACTCGGCTTGTAGTGTAAGCTCAAGAACAAgataaatgtaagaaaaagacAAACCTTCACGGTTGCTCATCTTCAACCACTAGTTAAAGCATATGAGATAAAGATTTGTCATTATAAGACCACCTATGCAGACAAAGGTGCCGATACAAACCCCACCAAGAAAGGAGCTTGTGACTAACGGAAAGGAGATTCTAAATTCCTGAAGGAGAAAGGACGACCAAAAACATGTGACTACAAAGTTCCAATAAAAACAATGATGAGAGTTGCGTACAACTGGATCAGGGGCATCTTCTTGCTTGCACATAACCCACGGAACTCCAGTGCCAAGACCAACGGCCATATCAGCAGCCCACTTGCTGTAAGCCTTGCCAGGTGCACCGATTTCCCATTCCACTGGTCCAAATTCATTCTCAATCTGCCAAAATACAAATCTAATGCTTCCTTTAGCTAGAAAAATGACAGTGAAAACAAAGGGTACAAAGGTGTCAAAGGTCGGAGTGGATTTAAACTTCTTAAAATTATCGCCCTTTTCGAAGGCGACAgtttatattgacaaattaacATCACACTGAtaatatgtatatgtatatatatatatatagtcgcAGTATTAAAATACTCTAGAAGTCCTTACCTGAGAAAGAATAATTGGACCTCCCTGAGACTCGAACAGATTTTCAGCCTTCATCATGTTCACTATTTTCTCTGTGAACCGTTGCATTGCCGCCTTATGATAGTTCAACAACAGATGCAAATTATTGAGCAGGAATTAATCTGGAAATAAGATGGTAAACACATAGCTACAAAACTACCTTGAACGGCTCATTATCCGTCCTGAAAACAATGCCCGGTACGAATTTTAGCCAGACAGGGAATCCTCtgaatcaggaaaaaaaaaacaagaacaacaacaagGCACATCAGCATCAAGGCACAAAGAATTTGATATGTACTAAATTttacaacaaaaggaaaataactaaaaaaataacTTGTATAATGACGAAAATCCTCACCCAAAGTTCCATTCTGCGCAAACATAAGGACCAATGCGGAGATGCACGTAAAGTCCTGCTTGCTGTACCAGCTTTATGAACCGGACAAGATCATATCTGTCCTCAAAATAGTACTGCAAAATTATAACAAAAACAATATGTCAAATGATTACCacataaatatattcaaaatgacaattagtatataagccaaaaaaaaaaaaaaaggaaatggaacttcttttttttgtgtggaAGAATTATACTTTTCCTGGAGAAGGTTCGTGTCCATTCCAAAAGACATACGTTTGGATAACATCCAAGCCTCCGTCTTTGGCCTTCTGAATAAGATCAGGCCACATCTGCACAATCCCATGTAACAAAAACCAGTCAAGAACATCTGAGGTTTGAGCTCAAACCGCTCCTGAAGCATACCAAATGAGAAGAACCCAGTCGCTCAAACGCATTGGGAtgcacgaaaaaaaaaagaaaaaaaaaggaaagaaagaaagaacaggaACAAACACGTGAAATGCGAATTGACAAACATGGGTTACCCCGGGAGTGCTTCTTGGGTAGTGAATGGACCCAGAAATGAGGATCCTCCTCTTCCCATTGACGATGAGGGCTCTGTGGTCGTAAGTCACGGAAGCCgcgaccgaagaagaagaagaagaggagcaagAATCCCACGAGAGCAACAGTAGAAGCATCACCGCCATCACGCTCTTGGCTCCGCGCAAGGTCTGCACGTGAACTTTCGGACCGGAGCCCATGACCGTCTTCTGTACCGCAAAAAGCAACCGCTCTCTTTTCTTCGTCCGGACTACTAACAATTCAACCTCACATCACCAAAACCGAGGAACACGGAAAGACAACATCCTCAGTGGGGCGTCCGTCACGACCTTTTGCTCTTTCCTTTCGGGCACTGAGGACACTTCTCTTCTCCTTTATAGAGATGAAATGTGGCAGCAGCACAGGTCTTCCAAGGAATACAAACGCGTGGGGCCCGAATCTTTTGGCTTTCATCAACCAAGAGGACACGCCacttcttggttttttttttcctcctgttCCCCATTACTGCTCATCCGTCTTTTTTCATGGATCTTGATCTGGCGAAGGATTCAACGCAAGGGGCTTATTTTAAGAAAGTTCTGCATTAATGATACGCCAGAAAAATGTACTAGAAAACCGGAAATGAAGGTCCTCTTTATGAGCATCTCTACTATCTCAGCCATTTGCTCGGGCATTGGCAAAACATATTTTAAAGGTGGTGTGATTGGAGACTGTGTTCGACAGCTCTGCAACAGATCCCAATACGGAGATGACACTGTTTGCTGTCCAATTAGAGACGTTGCCCACCGCCCAATATCTTATTAAtggagatttatttatttatttatttattctttcctttttcttccccacAGCAGGTTGCAACTACTCCAATGCATGATTTCTCcactgaaaataaataaataattaaataataataataataataataataataaaataataaaagccaAAAGTTTTGGAGGAGCTCTCTCTGACTCCAATTTTGGACGACGTCGGATCACCACGTCCTCAATCGGTATTTGTAAATTGCACGGAGCCAGGTGAATTTGCCGTAACGAATTGGGATTATGAACGTAACCGCGTCCATTATCGCCTTCTAACCCTCTCAGATTGGGAAAGCTTTCTAAAAAGTCCTTTGCCTATcgtctttttataaaattagtcttaaacttttcaattatgtcaattaaatcctaaatcttttttgttttttatcatttgagtgcattcaatcaattttgaccagaaatcaCTAAGGTGGACATCGGTTGTGCCACGTAAAAAGGCTAGCGcaacgttgacaatttttttgttaaattttaatgtctttcgaatttttttatttttttcttttttttctttcctttttctttttcattttttccctttgtcGACCACCGCTAGACCTCATTGATGGCCAACGGAGGTCATCGGCCTTAAGTAAGGCCATTGGCCAAGCTAGGCTAGCGACAGCAACCATTCACACTAGCCCAGGCCTGGGTGTCCCACACCCAAGGCCAGCAACCTTTGCCAACCATTGGCAAGGCCCAGcagagggaaaaagaataagaaaaaaaaacaaagaagagaaaaggaaaaaaaagaaaataaggaaagaaaaaaaatggatgaaaaataataaataaaaaaaaaatattaaaatattattaaagttgttCACATCAGTATCGGTCATCCTACATGGTACAATCAGTattcacatcaataatttccaatcaaaattagttgaatgactcaattggcaaaaaattaaactgatttaggactcaatttgtaaaattgaaaGGCTTATTATTGAATTGGCGAAAGTTTaattgatttaagattttttagacaattttccccttAAGATTTCATGGGAAATTTACGAAACTTGCATGATCACACATAAGTGAAAATCACTACTGTTGTGCCATTGATTTATGGCAATGAGATTTGTTATCGATAATTGACATGTTCATAGCACATATTACATATTACATATTATGTATTATTATATTTAGTATGCCATAGTACCATATCTTATTGTGAACACGCAAAACATGCTATATTCTTAACTCAATCTTATCAAAGAGATCTATATCCATCACTTGGGATAACAGCTAATTGATTCGAAAAGTTCAAACCATTAAATAAATGTGCGGTTCATTATATTTAAATCCCGTTATGCTTTTTGGTTGGTACGAAAATTAAAGACGGGTGCTTTGATGTGTCTATAAGATGCTTTGCCCCTTAAAGAGCACCAATTGGGAAAGGGATTCTCGAGATAAATCCTTGCTTAACCCAACGAGATGGAATATATGAAGGTCTCTTTGCCATGTGGGTCGCTTTAATAATCTTTATCCCAAAGTTATGTTCCTTGGTAATTATGTTAGGGACACTCTTATGTGACACAAGCCATTGATCTTGCCCTTCGAGGTTTTTGGTCCTAAACCTTCAGCTACAAGATTATCAACGACTGAAGTGTATAGATCAATCCTCCAAATATCTCCTTCCATGTGAAGCATGCCCCTTGGATAAGGATTCgtggtgtttttttttcctatattgACCTAACTATAATAGCCCATTAAGTACGGTCGAaacctatgtagcaccgacacagACACACGACATGCGACACGatacgccgacacgtcatttcttaaaaatagagaatttcgacacgttccgacacgttatatattaaatataattttatatataataataataataataataataataataataataataataataataataataataataataataataataataatagcctagaattaatttaataaaaatattaaataataattcattattttaatttgttataataataataataataatttaataataataaaaaataataataataataataataataataataattaataataataataattttaatttgttacaataatatttacacaaaaagatattaaataatatcattcattattttaatttgttgtttaaagaaaaacttagaggaaaaaatattgtttaaagaaaaatgatatttttaaatttatttatttatcatatatagcattttttatttcttcttt
This genomic stretch from Eucalyptus grandis isolate ANBG69807.140 chromosome 3, ASM1654582v1, whole genome shotgun sequence harbors:
- the LOC104436488 gene encoding beta-galactosidase; this encodes MGSGPKVHVQTLRGAKSVMAVMLLLLLSWDSCSSSSSSSVAASVTYDHRALIVNGKRRILISGSIHYPRSTPGMWPDLIQKAKDGGLDVIQTYVFWNGHEPSPGKYYFEDRYDLVRFIKLVQQAGLYVHLRIGPYVCAEWNFGGFPVWLKFVPGIVFRTDNEPFKAAMQRFTEKIVNMMKAENLFESQGGPIILSQIENEFGPVEWEIGAPGKAYSKWAADMAVGLGTGVPWVMCKQEDAPDPVIDTCNGYYCENFKPNRDYKPKMWTEAWTGWYTEFGGAIPHRPVEDLAYSVARFIQNGGSFVNYYMYHGGTNFGRTSGGPFIATSYDYDAPIDEFGLPREKKWRHLKDLHEAIKLCESALVSSNATVLSLGNKQEAHVFTAESGACAAFLANYDPNYSVKVTFRGRQYDLPPWSVSILPDCKTAVFNTARVGAQSSLMKMTPLDKTFSWQSYNEETPSADDSDTTEMEGLLEQINITRDASDYLWYMTDIVIEPDEAFLKNGQYPVLTVWSAGHALHVFINSQLSGTVYGGLENPKLTFNDNLKLNVGINKLSLLSIAVGLPNVGLHFETWNAGVLGPVTLKGLNSGTWNLTNWKWSYKLGLKGETLGLNTISGSSSVEWMKGSSVVLKLPLTWYKTTFDAPEGDDPLALDMSSMGKGQIWINGQSIGRHWPSYVAGGSCGECNYAGIFVENKCRTNCGQPSQRWYHVPRSWLNPTANLLIVFEEWGGEPAGISLVKRMTGSVCADIFNGQPALKDWHLVSSGKSNSTYPKVHLTCPRGQEISEIKFASYGLPQGTCGNYQEGPCHAHRSYDALRKNCIGKQSCSVTVAPEVFGGDPCPNSEKKLSVEAICSQNNAASVVSEMEECRLHGA